The Echinicola rosea genome has a segment encoding these proteins:
- a CDS encoding DUF3732 domain-containing protein, with translation MNFHINKIVLWLKNGKIREVNFEPNKVNIITGGSHTGKSAILEIIDYCFFSSKSRISESMINENVLWYGINISVNDKTYTIARKALIEGKVSDNYYFSSFGEIPPKLDSNNTSSAIKAILETEFNIDRDAKFPISFGSNYIKAGTKVSLRYFLMFNTISGNIIENDEGVFFDKQNELRYKEALPRIFDLALGIETVENILKSEKKADLEKQLAKFIRKNKATTSKATDFNQERVEVLRKAKEYNVIRDNAKTDEVIVEINKAIEGFEAESTPGSEREKLESSFYSLQRKIRNLKRFSSEYNRYKSSIKNLSDSLKPIEFLREKDSEILKTSIFEQLVTSYTKDLTTIRQAYRTNTPIDRQVNDNVKDLESELEIIKSKLDLLPKDNRSFNSEKEKYFFLGQMKSKLEIFSTDSSSVKTSYDEEIKALEEEIERLIIVNTEEKRELTIKLAEEIISEYILESDKSLANYSTYQPVFDYKNKTLLLRKPKTSYIENVGSSSNHMFLHLFFSLAMHEVIFQNQSPFVAPFLIIDQPSRPYYGTNGKRKTDDPDSDDYKIKKAFELLDRFISTRMSNNGNFQMIVLEHIPIDTVSGLKNINIVEVFHDGNALIPKSYLE, from the coding sequence ATGAATTTTCATATAAATAAAATCGTCTTGTGGCTCAAGAATGGTAAAATCAGAGAGGTTAATTTCGAACCAAACAAAGTCAATATAATAACAGGTGGGAGCCATACTGGAAAAAGTGCGATTCTTGAAATTATAGATTACTGTTTCTTTTCAAGCAAGTCTCGGATTTCAGAAAGTATGATAAACGAAAATGTTTTGTGGTACGGCATAAACATTTCTGTGAATGATAAAACTTATACTATAGCACGCAAAGCACTTATTGAAGGCAAAGTTTCTGACAATTATTATTTTTCTTCTTTCGGTGAGATACCACCTAAATTAGATTCAAATAACACATCAAGCGCCATAAAAGCTATTTTAGAAACTGAATTCAACATAGATAGAGACGCGAAATTCCCAATTAGTTTTGGCAGTAATTATATAAAGGCAGGCACTAAGGTTTCACTTCGGTACTTTTTAATGTTTAATACGATATCTGGTAATATTATTGAAAATGATGAAGGTGTGTTTTTTGACAAACAAAATGAGCTTAGATATAAAGAGGCACTTCCTCGCATCTTCGATCTTGCCCTAGGTATAGAAACCGTTGAAAATATTCTTAAAAGCGAGAAAAAAGCCGACCTAGAAAAACAATTAGCCAAGTTTATTAGAAAGAACAAAGCGACAACATCAAAAGCTACAGACTTTAATCAAGAGCGTGTCGAAGTTTTACGAAAAGCCAAAGAATATAACGTTATAAGGGATAATGCTAAAACTGATGAGGTAATAGTTGAGATCAATAAAGCAATTGAGGGATTTGAAGCCGAATCAACACCAGGTTCAGAAAGAGAAAAATTGGAATCATCTTTTTATTCACTGCAAAGAAAAATCCGAAACCTAAAAAGATTTTCCTCTGAGTACAATAGGTACAAAAGTTCTATTAAGAATCTCAGTGACAGTCTTAAGCCGATTGAGTTTCTACGAGAAAAAGATTCTGAAATTTTAAAAACCTCCATTTTTGAACAGCTTGTAACTTCTTACACTAAGGACTTAACAACTATTCGCCAGGCATATCGAACAAATACTCCTATTGACAGACAGGTTAACGATAACGTTAAGGATTTAGAATCAGAACTCGAAATAATAAAATCTAAATTAGATCTACTTCCTAAAGACAATAGAAGCTTTAATAGTGAAAAAGAAAAGTATTTCTTCTTAGGTCAAATGAAATCAAAACTTGAAATATTTTCAACAGACTCTTCATCTGTCAAAACATCATATGATGAAGAAATTAAAGCTTTAGAAGAGGAAATAGAGCGGTTGATAATTGTAAATACTGAAGAAAAAAGGGAGTTAACAATTAAGTTGGCTGAAGAAATTATAAGTGAGTACATACTGGAGTCCGATAAATCACTAGCAAATTACTCAACCTACCAACCTGTATTTGACTATAAAAACAAAACATTGCTGTTACGGAAGCCAAAGACCTCCTACATAGAAAATGTTGGTAGCAGTTCTAATCATATGTTTCTTCACTTGTTTTTCTCACTTGCAATGCATGAAGTTATATTTCAAAACCAGTCACCATTTGTTGCTCCATTCCTAATCATAGACCAGCCCAGTAGGCCATATTACGGTACGAACGGTAAGAGAAAGACGGATGACCCTGATAGCGATGACTACAAAATCAAAAAAGCTTTTGAGTTACTGGATAGATTTATAAGTACAAGAATGAGTAATAATGGAAATTTTCAGATGATTGTTTTAGAGCATATTCCTATTGACACGGTGTCTGGTTTAAAAAACATAAATATCGTTGAAGTATTCCATGACGGTAATGCATTGATTCCAAAATCATATCTTGAATAA